The Vulpes vulpes isolate BD-2025 chromosome 1, VulVul3, whole genome shotgun sequence genome contains the following window.
gaaatagagggagaagccagtggaGTGGAAGAGGGAGGGCAGGACAGAAGGTTTTAATGAGAGGTGTCGGTGTGTGTAAATTACCTAGCATACAGTTGGTGCTCTATTAGTGCCCCTTCCCTTTCCTAAGGGAGAGCACTGagagcaggaaggaagaggaggcagcagagaggaagggaaagggggaaggagattGTGAGGAAGGGAGGTTGTGCCTATAAAGGGcaagcacacagtaggtgctcaataaatgcccaCTCCTATTTTCAGGAGAGAGGAGACAAGTCAGAAAGGTGAAGAAACCACCACAGAGGAAAAATGGGAGGAAAGACagcctgaggagagagagagaaagagtcattGCTGGAAATTGCtgggcatatagtaggtgcttatTAAGTATGCGTTTTTTTCCCAGGAGAAACAAGAAAGGTGGGGAGGTGAAGTTCCAGCAGAGACAATGAACAGAAGTTGTGAGGGAAGGAGACAATACATGTAAAGCAgtgggcacacagtaggcacttaatGGCCATTCCCCTTCCTGCTGGTGAGCACAGAAAAAGCagccaggaggagggaaggaagcagagaggaagagagaaggaagaacagagacTGTGAAACAAGCAATGACAGGCAGTGGATATGAAGGAgcagcacagagtaggtgcttaaTATATGCCTATTTCCTCCCCCAGGAGAGAGCAgacagggcagagaggaggggagaagctaGAGGAGAGAAAGCTCaggtaaagaaatgaagaagagagagagtgtgtaggTTAGGCTGTGAGTACACaggaagcactcaataaatgcacATTGGCTTcctagagggggagagagaacaagatGGAAAGGAAGGTGCAGGtacaggagaagggaaaggaaggttGGCTGAGGAGGTTGAGGGCAGAGGAAGCCAGAGGCTGGTGGAGCAGAAGGGAGGAGGTGACCTCGAGAAGAATTGGCAATGGAGAGGAGAAACAGGGAGGAGGCGGTGCAGGCAAATCATGGGATACACAGCAGGTGCTTGGTAAATGCTTGTTTTCTCACCCAAAAGAGGGCCTAGAGAACATAGGGAAGGGAGAAGCTGGCAGAGCAagaggaggacagggagaggcAAGAGGATATAAAATGGGATGTTGATTGCCTGGCATACAGTTGGTGCTCCATAGGTGCTTGTTCTCTTCCCCAAGAAAGAACAGATGgagcagaaatgaagaaatagggAAAATTGAGGGGGAGAGAGCATAAGGAGATTGGCAtacaataggtgctcaataaatgcccaATTCTTTCCCTGGCAGACAGCAGAAAGCAGCAGAGGGTAGCAGAGCTCACAGGTCAGTGAAATAGGTTGagaggagagaaagcacaggcGATTGCTTTAGCATACcatgggtgctcagtaaatgtgtgtTCTTTGCCTTGGAAAGGAGCATAGAGCCCAGAACCACAAGGAGGGAacagagaagagacaggagaggaagagggtgtgaggaagggagagaagatgtGTAAGctacctggcatacagtaggtgctcaatatgtGTTCATTCCCTCCCCTAGGAGGGAGCAGAAAGAAAGGGGAGGCCATCGGgagagggggaagaaaggaattGGGGGAGAAAGAGGTGTAGTAAGAGAGGAGACAGGGTTTGTAAATTTCCGAAGACACAGTAGGTGCTTCACAAATGTGCATTCTTGGCCCAGGAGACCAGACAGTCATGAAGTGCAAGGGATCAGGGTGCAAGGGACAGGAGAGCTAGAGCACAGGCCCAGAGGAAGCAAATactgggaacttaaaaaaaaaaaaaaaaaaagtcccgtTTCCTCCTCAGAATGGGGGCCAGAGCCCAGGAAGAACAAGCAGAGGGCGAACCGAGGGCGCCAGAGGAGCCAAGGAGGCATTCCGGGTGCGTACAGCAGGTGCTTCATAAATGCTGGTCCCCTTCCCTGGCAAAGCAGAAAGCAGGCTGGGAGGTCAGAAAGAGGAGGacgtggtggggggggggggggggagtctgaGGGTGGAGGCCGAGGCCAGGCCTCCTGGTGGCTGCCCCGCCCCTGGGGCCCAGCCCACCCTCCAGCTGCCCGCCCCGAGCCGGGACCCGGGACCGGGGACAAGGGCGCTTTGTCCTGGGCCTGGCGCGGCCTGGGGACGGGAGGGGGGGCGGCATGGGGGACGGGGGGGGGAGCTGCTGTGTCTTGGGGGGGCTCTGAGTCGCTGTCGGTCTCTGCGCCCCCCACTCTCCGGTGCGCGTCCCTCTGCGTCCCCGGGTcccgccgccctcccccccccaccccccccgcggTTCGAAGCCCCTATTCGGGTCTCTGTTTCACCCGCTctggggctccccccacccccgccccggtcTCGGTCTGTCGCTCAGGCTCTGGGAGGGAGGACCCGGGCCTGACCTGCCGGGATCTGAGGCGGAGgggtgaggagagaaaggaggagccGAGGGGAGCGAGAGAGTGAGGACAGAACAGCTTTATTGAGCAGAAACCACCGCGGACGGCCTGGCGGCCTCCGTCGAAAGCTGGGGTGGGGTTGGCACGGGGGGAACCAGGCGGAcgggagacagacagagggacggggggaggcgggaggcgggaggcaagacacagaaagagggagagactgagGCCAGGAGAAGTAGGGGGGAGGGACGGAGAGGCGGGCGAGGAGAGAGACAGGGGTGGGAGTAAGAGAGctggagagagatggaaagagggagagagacggaAGGAAGAGGAGCGAGCAGGGGAGAGGCTAGGGCGGCAGGCAGAGATGTAGAAACGGGGGAGGCGGAGGGATACGGAGcgagagggagacggagaaggaCGCGGtgaggcaggggagagagagacacggagagaaggGGGCAGGCGGGGAGAGACGGGGACGGAGAGTAAGAGacggggaggagagagagagagaaagaatgggccGAGCCGCTGGGCAGACGGCGGGGAAGTCGAGGAAGGAGCCCGGTCCCTCTCACCTGGCGTCGGCGGCGGCCGCCCCCCAGGCCCGCGTGGACAATTTAAGGGGCGCCCTGGGGGCGGGAccacccccctacacacacctTATCTGGTCAGCCCCCGGCTCCGAGAGCTAAATCGGGCCTCAGCTGTCAGCACTGGGGTGCGCGGGGACAGCTGTCACCCCACCCTGCACCTGTCGCGTGACTGCAGCCTCGCCCCTGCGGGTTGGCGGGGCACGCCCCCAACGGGGGGCCTGGGACCCTGGGGAGCCCCTCACTCCCAACCCCGGCGGAGCTCTGGGACCAGCCTGGGTCCTGCCTGGTACCCGGGAGCAGGGGTTCCCCCCCAGCAGGTGGGGCTAGTGAGGGGGGGTCGTGCATTCTGCAGGGGGAGTGGGGACGGCAAGCCCTGTGCAGAGCGCAGGAGGGGGAGCGCTCGAGGGgtgagagcaggaggggagggggcccggaccccgccccctccccctttgTCAGGTCCCACCCCGAGCTGCAGCTCCGGCTCCTTGCTCGGACCATATTAGGCCTTGGCTGGGAAGGCACCTGGGGAAGTCACTCAGGCCCAGAATAGAAACACTCAGGGAGTCCCGCCAGGCTGTCTGGGACCAGGGGACACTGGCAGGCACAGagggtaggggggtggggtggggggaagataggggacccaggaggcagagcctgagagagaccaagagagggacacaaagggagagacagggagtCAGAGACCCAGGTGTGGgaaaggcagagaccaggcatGGCAGATGTGGGGGCTGCCCCCAAAGTTGGGGTGTTCCAGGACCCCAACAGTTGCTAATATGCTCTTTGACTTTGTGCTTTACAAGTTCCCCTTTGACCTCCAGAAGTCTTGGAACCAGAACTGGCCAAGTCCACATCTCAGCGTCACAGCTGGCTTCACGAGCACGAGCACCTGCTCTATCTGCACCCCACCTTCTTTCTGGTGTCAGGGTTTAGCTTGTGTCCTTGCGAGATATTTGCTGTCCGGAAGGAACCCAACCTGAAGTGGAGTCAGGGACCCAGGCCCCAAACAGAGGCCCACCTGCCTCTCCCCGCCCATGGCCTCCCTATGTCTCTTGGTCCCCCATTTCTGCCCACCCCGAAAAAAAGAGGCCCTGCCCTATCTGCTTCCCTCCCCAGGCTCACATACACTCTTCCAGACCCCTGAAGCCATCTCCAGAGCCCCTgaccagcccccccgcccccgccaccccacccccaccatatCATCTGATCTGTCACATCCTTTACATCCCACTGAACCACTCTTTATCTGTTGGGGTGGCCCCACTGTCCTGGGATCCCCTGGCCAGACCCCTGAATGCCCCCCTCATTCCCCCTTGCCTTTGCCTCCACAGCCCAGCAGAGCAGAGCTGCCTGGACTgtgtccctcctctctctccccagggaCCAGCTCTAGCCTCCATCCTCTCCCATCCGGCCtcctcccagggctccctgccccaggctgtCCCCacactgctccccccaccccagggggaTTTCTGAACTGACTTGTCACTGCCCTGGTGGCCCCCACCTGCTGTCCCGGACAAGGTCCAGCCCTCAGGCCCCCCCTTGGAGGCCCTGTGGCCTGGGTCCTGGCAGGGACCCACCCTCATCCCTAGTCACCTGGTCAGTGAGTAGCGGTTGCCCCCCTTGAATTCCAGAGCTCATTCAGAGTTGTTTCCCATTCTGGAATGGCCCCCTTCCTTCCCACACTGGCCCTTTGGAGAGCCCCCTTCAGCCTTCTGGAGCCAGTCCCCCATCTTCCTCTAGCCCCCTGGAGGTCCCTCTTAAAGCCCCTTGAACTGGGGCTTcctgtctttgtgtcttcctcccaGCCTGAGGGCGAGTGCCTGGCTTTAGCTGTGTAGACCAGATCCAGAGGTGGGGGCCAGGGGAGCCCTGTGAATGGCCAACCGGACAAGGAAGCTGCAGCAAGCGGATggatggccctggggaggggccaCAGAACAGGAGGGGTCTCGCTCAggtgagaatgtggagagaaGACACCAAATGGGTGCCTGTCCTCCTCCTGCTCAAATCCCTGAGGGTTGGTCTTCCCCCTTTGtcacctcctccccccaccctgccccaccagCCTCACTCCAGCCACAGCAgcctccccagggcctttgcactgattgttccctcagcctggaatgcctttcctccccacttcccctgcttCAGCTGTGGCTCCAACTGCCCTTATGAATCTACCTGTGCTGTGCGGGCTCCTGTGGCTGCTCTGGTaaaattagtggcttaaaacagcacacatGCATTTGTTTCCACTTGCGGAGGAGAGAAGTCCAATGAGCCTCACTGGGCTGGAGTCAGGGTGTCAGTCTGATTCCTGACCCACTTTAGCCCCTAGGGGTGCCTCTGTGTCCCTGCTCTGGCCCTTGGCGTCTTCAAAGCTGCTCACCACGTAGCATCTCTGACTTGCTTCCTTCGCCAGGTTTCCTACGGActctcctttcctgcttcctcctccgCCTTTCAGGACCCTCAGATGgcatcctccctccccccataACATGGGATCATTTCCCAGTTTCAAGGCCAGTGGATGAACAAGCTTGGTTGCCCTCCACCTCCTAACAGAACACAGTGGCAGCTTCCGGGGGTCATGGCGTGGCCATCTCTTGGACAACTGATGGAGCAGAATCAAGAATCCAGAAAGAAACTTGCTTTCTCCCCTGCCCTTATCCCACCAAACACCCTGGATCGCACCTATTTGCTCCTGGTTTCTGCCTGCCAATGGctcatgagggcagggactccTGCTATTTTCTCCTGTGGccctgatgaagaaactgaggcccagagaggtgggtGACTCACCAGACCTGGTGGAGAGCCAGCACGTGACCTCCCAGGCTCTAGTCTCAATGCCCAGCTGGCTAGCgggggccccctccccacccctctccaggagcccctggagggAAGGGCCCCCCAGGCAGATGCAGGCCAGGCCGGGAGCAAATGAGCAGATTTATTGAGGCAGCAGTGGCATCAGGGAGCAGGGGGTTTGTAAGGGGGCTGGGGCCTCCACGGGGTCCATGAGGTGCGGGCCTAGCCCTTTCCCAGCACGCAGGGGCCAGATCTGGACGCGTAGAGACTGCACGGCAGGTGGCCCACTTCTTGCCTCTGCTGGGTCAGACCGTCCGCAGCCAGCAGCCCTTCTCTTCCACCTCCTTGgtcaccaccagcagcacctcacacaggccctgggccagggcagcTGCCAGGAAGGCCCTGGGCAGagagatgaggagactgaggcccaggagcCTGGGCGTTGCCTCCTGGGGAGTGGAGAGCCAGTGCCAAGCCCTAGCCCCAGAGTCGCCTCCCCCTCACCTGACACCATCCTCGTCCCCCAGGGCCTCGGGTGCCCGCAGTTTGGAGTCCAGGTTGTAGTAGACGCCATCCACCTGGCGGAGGGCCACCCAGTGCCGCCGGCGCAGTGGCAGGGACAGCAGCCCCAGGGACATGGGTGAGGGCAGGTTCAGGATCAGTCCCAGTACCTGGGACAGGGCCAGCTGGGACAGGGGCCTGTGTGGGTAGAGTGGGGACACAGCCGTCAGTGTCCTGTGCTCACCCACTGGCCCAGGGGTACTGAACTCGTGGGAGCCAGGCTGGCATGACAGCAGGAGCCCCCTAGGCCTGCCCAAGGACTGTCTTCGCTCAGCAATACTATTTCCTTTCACTCACCCATGCACCCAAATCTCCCACCCATCTAGTGACCACCCCCCTCAACTACCCAACTATCGTACACCCAAACATCATTCATCTACTGATGTAACTgatcagccagccagccaccagCTCAACAACTTACCCACCATCCTCCAACACCTCATCCAGTCTTTAGccatccacctgtccatctgtccatccatccctccaACTATCCAACCACCTATTAGCTATCCATTGCCTATCAATTATCCATCCTTTATTAACTCATCCACTTCGTCAGCCAACCACCACCTCCTCAACACATCCAATTACCCATTTACCATCCACCTCATTACCAGATTACCGTCTACCTATCCACTATCCGTCCATCGGCTCATCCTATTGTCCGTCCCGTCATCCCACTCATCTTTGTACCATCTCCCAACCCTTTGGCTggccatccatccatcatccacccatGCAAACCTTCCACTCATTGTACCCCTTCCTTCTCACCTCCTATCCACCCACCCTCTGCTTTATCTCACACCGATATTGTCACACCGCACCGATGACCGATATTGTCACTGTGCCAGGCTCAGCACACATGACGCAGTGCTTGGGGTCCCACCTCCTTCTGTCCCACCACACGGTGGCCAGGCCCAGCCCCTGCAGGGCTGCCATGATCACGTTGACATCATAGTTGCCGGTGCCGAGGAGGCTGCGATGGGGATTCAGCCGGGAGTCTGGGGCCAACCTGGTCAGGGGATGGTCAGAGCTTGAGCTGGGGGGTCCCTGAAAAGGTCTTGCCCTCCCTACAAAGCAGGAGAGTCCCAGGGACCTTGAATCACCCAGCCTTTGGACTCTTCCCTTTGCTCAACACCATGGCTCATCAGCCCCAAGCCTGATCCCACCATCCCCAAGTCTCTCTGCCCTGTCCTATAGCCACATTTCCCCATGCAGGCCTTGTCCTCCCTGACCTGAAGCCTCATCTGgtctcccacctctcctccagccatCCCCCAGCTCAGGAGGCCCACCTTGCCACTATTTGTCTCTCTGGGTCCTGCCTTCTCTGAACAGTGGcacctttgttctttctcttggcccttggtgggcaggaggagggggaggggcaggggctggagaggGAAAGTCTGTGTATTATTTTCCTGCATATCTGTTTGCCCGACCTCCCTCAGGGCAGGGCCTATACTGGACTCATCTCTGGGCCTCCAGCATGGCCTCGGCATCCAAGAGTT
Protein-coding sequences here:
- the JOSD2 gene encoding josephin-2 isoform X1; this encodes MSQAPGAQPSPPSVYHERQRLELCAVHALNNVLQQQLFSQEAADEICKSPCPSPSSCPPRAKRKNKGATVQRRQDPERQIVARLAPDSRLNPHRSLLGTGNYDVNVIMAALQGLGLATVWWDRRRPLSQLALSQVLGLILNLPSPMSLGLLSLPLRRRHWVALRQVDGVYYNLDSKLRAPEALGDEDGVRAFLAAALAQGLCEVLLVVTKEVEEKGCWLRTV
- the JOSD2 gene encoding josephin-2 isoform X2; this encodes MSQAPGAQPSPPSVYHERQRLELCAVHALNNVLQQQLFSQEAADEICKRLAPDSRLNPHRSLLGTGNYDVNVIMAALQGLGLATVWWDRRRPLSQLALSQVLGLILNLPSPMSLGLLSLPLRRRHWVALRQVDGVYYNLDSKLRAPEALGDEDGVRAFLAAALAQGLCEVLLVVTKEVEEKGCWLRTV